A section of the Pan paniscus chromosome 11, NHGRI_mPanPan1-v2.0_pri, whole genome shotgun sequence genome encodes:
- the PHF24 gene encoding PHD finger protein 24 isoform X3, translating into MMLLAMGVLMSKRQTVEQVQKVSLAVSAFKDGLRDRPSIRRTGELPGSRRGTVEGSVQEVEEEKEAEAGTSVVQEESSAGRAAWERLRDGRGVEPEEFDRTSRFTPPAFIRPTRKLDDDKPPEICLEPREPVVNDEMCDVCEVWTAESLFPCRVCTRVFHDGCLRRMGYIQGDSAAEVTEMAHTETGWSCHYCDNINLLLTEEEMYSLTETFQRCKVIPDCSLTLEDFLRYRHQAAKRGDRDRALSEEQEEQAARQFAALDPEHRGHIEWPDFLSHESLLLLQQLRPQNSLLRLLTVKERERARAAFLARGSGITVSEAECRQAQHSWFCKQFPEAPSCSVSSISHVGPIADSSPASSSSKSQDKTLLPTEQESRFVDWPTFLQENVLYILAARPNSAAIHLKPPG; encoded by the exons AGCCATGGGGGTGTTGATGTCCAAGCGGCAGACAGTGGAGCAGGTGCAGAAGGTGAGTCTGGCTGTGTCTGCTTTCAAGGATGGGCTGCGGGACAGGCCTTCCATCCGACGCACAGGTGAGCTGCCAGGGTCCCGCCGTGGTACCGTAGAGGGCTCCGTCCAGGAggtagaggaggagaaggaagcagAAGCAGGAACCTCGGTGGTCCAGGAAGAGAGTAGTGCCGGCCGCGCAGCCTGGGAGCGGCTCCGAGATGGGCGCGGCGTGGAGCCTGAGGAGTTTGACAGGACCAGCCGATTCACACCCCCTGCGTTCATCCGCCCCACCCGGAAGCTGGATGATGACAAACCTCCAGAAATCTGCCTGGAGCCCAGAGAGCCT GTTGTCAACGATGAGATGTGTGATGTTTGTGAGGTCTGGACAGCTGAGAGCCTCTTCCCGTGCAGGGTCTGCACCAGGGTTTTCCATGATGGCTGCCTGCGCCGCATGGGCTACATCCAAGGAGACAGTGCAGCGGAGGTGACGGAGATGGCCCACACAGAAACAGGCTGGAGCTGCCACTACTGT GACAACATCAACTTGCTGCTTACTGAGGAGGAAATGTATAGCCTCACGGAGACCTTTCAGCGGTGTAAAGTCATCCCTG attgctccctgacACTGGAGGACTTTCTGCGCTACCGCCACCAAGCAGCCAAGCGGGGGGACCGTGACAGGGCCCTGAGTGAGGAGCAAGAAGAGCAGGCGGCCCGCCAGTTTGCTGCCCTGGACCCTGAACATCGAGGCCACATAGAGTGGCCTGACTTCTTGTCCCATGAGTCCCTCCTGCTTCTGCAGCAGTTGCGTCCCCAG AACTCTCTGTTGAGGCTTCTGACAGTGAAGGAGCGGGAGCGAGCCCGAGCCGCCTTCCTGGCACGGGGCAGTGGGATCACCGTCAGTGAGGCAGAGTGCCGCCAGGCCCAGCACTCTTGGTTTTGCAAACAGTTCCCAGAGGCTCCTTCCTGCAGTGTCAG CAGCATCAGCCATGTGGGTCCCATCGCGGATAGcagcccagccagcagcagcagcaagagtCAGGACAAGACCCTGCTGCCCACAGAGCAGGAGTCCAG ATTTGTGGACTGGCCTACCTTCCTGCAAGAGAATGTCCTCTACATCCTGGCTGCTCGCCCCAACAGCGCAGCCATTCACCTGAAGCCCCCAGGATAG
- the PHF24 gene encoding PHD finger protein 24 isoform X1, with the protein MGVLMSKRQTVEQVQKVSLAVSAFKDGLRDRPSIRRTGELPGSRRGTVEGSVQEVEEEKEAEAGTSVVQEESSAGRAAWERLRDGRGVEPEEFDRTSRFTPPAFIRPTRKLDDDKPPEICLEPREPVVNDEMCDVCEVWTAESLFPCRVCTRVFHDGCLRRMGYIQGDSAAEVTEMAHTETGWSCHYCDNINLLLTEEEMYSLTETFQRCKVIPDCSLTLEDFLRYRHQAAKRGDRDRALSEEQEEQAARQFAALDPEHRGHIEWPDFLSHESLLLLQQLRPQNSLLRLLTVKERERARAAFLARGSGITVSEAECRQAQHSWFCKQFPEAPSCSVSSISHVGPIADSSPASSSSKSQDKTLLPTEQESRFVDWPTFLQENVLYILAARPNSAAIHLKPPG; encoded by the exons ATGGGGGTGTTGATGTCCAAGCGGCAGACAGTGGAGCAGGTGCAGAAGGTGAGTCTGGCTGTGTCTGCTTTCAAGGATGGGCTGCGGGACAGGCCTTCCATCCGACGCACAGGTGAGCTGCCAGGGTCCCGCCGTGGTACCGTAGAGGGCTCCGTCCAGGAggtagaggaggagaaggaagcagAAGCAGGAACCTCGGTGGTCCAGGAAGAGAGTAGTGCCGGCCGCGCAGCCTGGGAGCGGCTCCGAGATGGGCGCGGCGTGGAGCCTGAGGAGTTTGACAGGACCAGCCGATTCACACCCCCTGCGTTCATCCGCCCCACCCGGAAGCTGGATGATGACAAACCTCCAGAAATCTGCCTGGAGCCCAGAGAGCCT GTTGTCAACGATGAGATGTGTGATGTTTGTGAGGTCTGGACAGCTGAGAGCCTCTTCCCGTGCAGGGTCTGCACCAGGGTTTTCCATGATGGCTGCCTGCGCCGCATGGGCTACATCCAAGGAGACAGTGCAGCGGAGGTGACGGAGATGGCCCACACAGAAACAGGCTGGAGCTGCCACTACTGT GACAACATCAACTTGCTGCTTACTGAGGAGGAAATGTATAGCCTCACGGAGACCTTTCAGCGGTGTAAAGTCATCCCTG attgctccctgacACTGGAGGACTTTCTGCGCTACCGCCACCAAGCAGCCAAGCGGGGGGACCGTGACAGGGCCCTGAGTGAGGAGCAAGAAGAGCAGGCGGCCCGCCAGTTTGCTGCCCTGGACCCTGAACATCGAGGCCACATAGAGTGGCCTGACTTCTTGTCCCATGAGTCCCTCCTGCTTCTGCAGCAGTTGCGTCCCCAG AACTCTCTGTTGAGGCTTCTGACAGTGAAGGAGCGGGAGCGAGCCCGAGCCGCCTTCCTGGCACGGGGCAGTGGGATCACCGTCAGTGAGGCAGAGTGCCGCCAGGCCCAGCACTCTTGGTTTTGCAAACAGTTCCCAGAGGCTCCTTCCTGCAGTGTCAG CAGCATCAGCCATGTGGGTCCCATCGCGGATAGcagcccagccagcagcagcagcaagagtCAGGACAAGACCCTGCTGCCCACAGAGCAGGAGTCCAG ATTTGTGGACTGGCCTACCTTCCTGCAAGAGAATGTCCTCTACATCCTGGCTGCTCGCCCCAACAGCGCAGCCATTCACCTGAAGCCCCCAGGATAG
- the PHF24 gene encoding PHD finger protein 24 isoform X4 — MGAAWSLRSLTGPADSHPLRSSAPPGSWMMTNLQKSAWSPESLVCTRVFHDGCLRRMGYIQGDSAAEVTEMAHTETGWSCHYCDNINLLLTEEEMYSLTETFQRCKVIPDCSLTLEDFLRYRHQAAKRGDRDRALSEEQEEQAARQFAALDPEHRGHIEWPDFLSHESLLLLQQLRPQNSLLRLLTVKERERARAAFLARGSGITVSEAECRQAQHSWFCKQFPEAPSCSVSSISHVGPIADSSPASSSSKSQDKTLLPTEQESRFVDWPTFLQENVLYILAARPNSAAIHLKPPG, encoded by the exons ATGGGCGCGGCGTGGAGCCTGAGGAGTTTGACAGGACCAGCCGATTCACACCCCCTGCGTTCATCCGCCCCACCCGGAAGCTGGATGATGACAAACCTCCAGAAATCTGCCTGGAGCCCAGAGAGCCT GGTCTGCACCAGGGTTTTCCATGATGGCTGCCTGCGCCGCATGGGCTACATCCAAGGAGACAGTGCAGCGGAGGTGACGGAGATGGCCCACACAGAAACAGGCTGGAGCTGCCACTACTGT GACAACATCAACTTGCTGCTTACTGAGGAGGAAATGTATAGCCTCACGGAGACCTTTCAGCGGTGTAAAGTCATCCCTG attgctccctgacACTGGAGGACTTTCTGCGCTACCGCCACCAAGCAGCCAAGCGGGGGGACCGTGACAGGGCCCTGAGTGAGGAGCAAGAAGAGCAGGCGGCCCGCCAGTTTGCTGCCCTGGACCCTGAACATCGAGGCCACATAGAGTGGCCTGACTTCTTGTCCCATGAGTCCCTCCTGCTTCTGCAGCAGTTGCGTCCCCAG AACTCTCTGTTGAGGCTTCTGACAGTGAAGGAGCGGGAGCGAGCCCGAGCCGCCTTCCTGGCACGGGGCAGTGGGATCACCGTCAGTGAGGCAGAGTGCCGCCAGGCCCAGCACTCTTGGTTTTGCAAACAGTTCCCAGAGGCTCCTTCCTGCAGTGTCAG CAGCATCAGCCATGTGGGTCCCATCGCGGATAGcagcccagccagcagcagcagcaagagtCAGGACAAGACCCTGCTGCCCACAGAGCAGGAGTCCAG ATTTGTGGACTGGCCTACCTTCCTGCAAGAGAATGTCCTCTACATCCTGGCTGCTCGCCCCAACAGCGCAGCCATTCACCTGAAGCCCCCAGGATAG
- the PHF24 gene encoding PHD finger protein 24 isoform X2, with the protein MGVLMSKRQTVEQVQKVSLAVSAFKDGLRDRPSIRRTGELPGSRRGTVEGSVQEVEEEKEAEAGTSVVQEESSAGRAAWERLRDGRGVEPEEFDRTSRFTPPAFIRPTRKLDDDKPPEICLEPREPVVNDEMCDVCEVWTAESLFPCRVCTRVFHDGCLRRMGYIQGDSAAEVTEMAHTETGWSCHYCDNINLLLTEEEMYSLTETFQRCKVIPDCSLTLEDFLRYRHQAAKRGDRDRALSEEQEEQAARQFAALDPEHRGHIEWPDFLSHESLLLLQQLRPQNSLLRLLTVKERERARAAFLARGSGITVSEAECRQAQHSWFCKQFPEAPSCSVSISHVGPIADSSPASSSSKSQDKTLLPTEQESRFVDWPTFLQENVLYILAARPNSAAIHLKPPG; encoded by the exons ATGGGGGTGTTGATGTCCAAGCGGCAGACAGTGGAGCAGGTGCAGAAGGTGAGTCTGGCTGTGTCTGCTTTCAAGGATGGGCTGCGGGACAGGCCTTCCATCCGACGCACAGGTGAGCTGCCAGGGTCCCGCCGTGGTACCGTAGAGGGCTCCGTCCAGGAggtagaggaggagaaggaagcagAAGCAGGAACCTCGGTGGTCCAGGAAGAGAGTAGTGCCGGCCGCGCAGCCTGGGAGCGGCTCCGAGATGGGCGCGGCGTGGAGCCTGAGGAGTTTGACAGGACCAGCCGATTCACACCCCCTGCGTTCATCCGCCCCACCCGGAAGCTGGATGATGACAAACCTCCAGAAATCTGCCTGGAGCCCAGAGAGCCT GTTGTCAACGATGAGATGTGTGATGTTTGTGAGGTCTGGACAGCTGAGAGCCTCTTCCCGTGCAGGGTCTGCACCAGGGTTTTCCATGATGGCTGCCTGCGCCGCATGGGCTACATCCAAGGAGACAGTGCAGCGGAGGTGACGGAGATGGCCCACACAGAAACAGGCTGGAGCTGCCACTACTGT GACAACATCAACTTGCTGCTTACTGAGGAGGAAATGTATAGCCTCACGGAGACCTTTCAGCGGTGTAAAGTCATCCCTG attgctccctgacACTGGAGGACTTTCTGCGCTACCGCCACCAAGCAGCCAAGCGGGGGGACCGTGACAGGGCCCTGAGTGAGGAGCAAGAAGAGCAGGCGGCCCGCCAGTTTGCTGCCCTGGACCCTGAACATCGAGGCCACATAGAGTGGCCTGACTTCTTGTCCCATGAGTCCCTCCTGCTTCTGCAGCAGTTGCGTCCCCAG AACTCTCTGTTGAGGCTTCTGACAGTGAAGGAGCGGGAGCGAGCCCGAGCCGCCTTCCTGGCACGGGGCAGTGGGATCACCGTCAGTGAGGCAGAGTGCCGCCAGGCCCAGCACTCTTGGTTTTGCAAACAGTTCCCAGAGGCTCCTTCCTGCAGTGTCAG CATCAGCCATGTGGGTCCCATCGCGGATAGcagcccagccagcagcagcagcaagagtCAGGACAAGACCCTGCTGCCCACAGAGCAGGAGTCCAG ATTTGTGGACTGGCCTACCTTCCTGCAAGAGAATGTCCTCTACATCCTGGCTGCTCGCCCCAACAGCGCAGCCATTCACCTGAAGCCCCCAGGATAG